A part of Synechococcus sp. KORDI-49 genomic DNA contains:
- a CDS encoding efflux RND transporter periplasmic adaptor subunit — translation MRAPQRLVLPLMALAVVSACKGEPPKQPPPPKVQVAPAELAVFTDGVDTVSTLDSLSKVELAAQASGRILQLGIDQGDQVNPGDLLVVLDQAQQQAQLASDKAQLMEEETRSETAKTNWERYEYLAAQGASSQKQLDQYRTQYLTSVEQVNTARERVRATEANLSYSNLRSPAGGTVADVHVQVGDVIQQGQVFTTLVQNAELEARVEIPAVFSERVKLGLPVLLSAPGSDKVISTGAIDSIDPQVDATTQGLLVKAVFKNPTGQLRSGQRLRTRVLLDETEQLSVPFAAVTQTSGQSFVFRLGTLAELKANPGKADLAKLSKAIEVGKLPANARFALQTPVMVGELENNLYPVSKGLSSNATVITTNLLNLKHGMPVQVQTGATPN, via the coding sequence GTGCGCGCTCCGCAGCGATTGGTTCTGCCACTGATGGCCCTTGCCGTCGTCAGTGCCTGCAAGGGCGAGCCCCCGAAGCAACCGCCACCGCCCAAGGTTCAGGTGGCTCCTGCGGAGCTGGCGGTCTTCACCGATGGGGTGGACACGGTCAGCACCCTGGATTCCCTCAGCAAGGTGGAACTGGCGGCCCAGGCATCCGGACGGATCCTGCAGCTGGGGATCGATCAGGGGGATCAGGTGAATCCCGGTGATCTCCTCGTGGTGCTCGACCAGGCGCAGCAGCAGGCGCAGCTGGCGTCCGACAAAGCGCAGCTGATGGAGGAGGAGACCCGCTCGGAAACGGCCAAGACCAACTGGGAGCGCTACGAATATCTGGCCGCTCAAGGCGCCTCGTCCCAGAAGCAGCTGGATCAGTACCGCACCCAGTACCTCACGTCCGTTGAACAGGTCAATACCGCCCGAGAGAGGGTCAGGGCGACGGAAGCCAATCTCAGTTACAGCAACCTGCGCTCACCGGCCGGCGGCACCGTGGCGGATGTTCATGTGCAGGTCGGCGATGTGATTCAGCAGGGTCAGGTGTTCACAACCCTGGTTCAGAACGCCGAGCTGGAGGCCAGGGTCGAGATTCCTGCCGTCTTCTCCGAGCGGGTGAAGCTCGGTCTGCCGGTGCTGCTTAGCGCACCTGGCAGCGACAAGGTGATCAGCACCGGTGCCATTGATTCGATCGATCCGCAGGTGGATGCGACCACCCAGGGTCTGCTGGTGAAGGCCGTCTTCAAGAATCCGACCGGCCAGCTGCGCAGCGGTCAGCGCCTGCGCACCCGGGTGCTGCTCGACGAGACCGAGCAGCTGTCGGTGCCCTTCGCCGCTGTCACCCAGACCTCCGGTCAGAGCTTCGTGTTCCGTCTCGGAACCCTGGCGGAGCTGAAGGCGAATCCCGGCAAGGCCGATCTGGCCAAGCTCAGCAAGGCGATCGAAGTCGGCAAGCTGCCCGCGAATGCTCGCTTCGCTCTTCAGACACCGGTCATGGTCGGGGAACTGGAGAACAACCTCTACCCGGTCAGCAAGGGGCTGTCGTCGAACGCAACCGTGATCACCACCAATCTGCTGAACCTGAAGCACGGCATGCCTGTTCAGGTTCAGACGGGTGCGACACCGAACTGA
- a CDS encoding AAA family ATPase: MSQDLFAFHGDQQRRRLAPLADRMRPRTLEEFEGQSGILADGRLLRRAIAADRVGNLILHGPPGVGKTTLARIVANHTRAHFSSLNAVLAGVKDLREEVEAARTRLERHGLRTILFIDEVHRFNSAQQDALLPWVENGTVTLIGATTENPYFEVNKALVSRSRLFRLLPLEPQDLQRLLVRALDDDERGFGERRVEITAEAAAHLVDVANGDARSLLNALELAVESSEPDAGGVIRIDLTIAEESIQERAVLYDKHGDAHFDTISAFIKSLRGSDADAALFWLARMVEAGENPRFIFRRMLIAAGEDIGLADPQAIVVVEACAAAFERVGLPEGLYPLAQAALYLAGAEKSNSVMGFFDALKTVRSASRQDVPSHLRDGNRDGAAFGDGVGYRYPHAYVEHWVDQQYLPTALQGEVFWQPGSQGWEGQRRQRMAERRAAQLAAAAELAAEQPLLLSSGPDSPALDRWIQRQLGQEGDRLHRLRDQLWRSVPWKRNDRVLLVGMRSLLWALDPLRAVPEGGVTVLSPTEGDHRRISAQLELLDASLQPQLLCGDPGVLCQLPDGQRFEWIGGRLGAADLEPERWQMLWEILMQRCKAGSGLRLLISTAAAGPATALMQATDAAIGDGLEALLQREQQWLAGTEVCTDVMRNCGWELEERSWGETLSLSGGADLEERWLAEGSSYRRMISDVGNDVIEQLRRELRRVGRDGFALPMRHLLLQGRFVKP; this comes from the coding sequence TTGAGCCAGGACCTCTTCGCCTTTCACGGTGATCAGCAACGTCGGAGGCTGGCGCCCCTGGCCGATCGGATGCGACCGCGCACCCTTGAGGAATTCGAGGGGCAGAGCGGCATCCTGGCGGACGGTCGACTGCTGCGCCGGGCCATCGCCGCCGATCGCGTCGGCAATCTGATCCTGCACGGGCCACCCGGAGTCGGCAAGACGACCCTGGCGCGCATCGTGGCTAATCACACACGAGCCCACTTCAGCAGCCTCAATGCCGTGCTGGCAGGGGTGAAGGATCTGCGAGAGGAGGTGGAGGCGGCACGCACCCGGCTGGAGCGCCATGGTCTGCGCACGATCCTGTTCATCGACGAGGTTCACCGCTTCAACAGCGCTCAGCAGGATGCCCTGCTGCCCTGGGTGGAGAACGGCACCGTCACCCTGATCGGAGCCACCACCGAGAACCCCTACTTCGAAGTGAACAAGGCGCTGGTGAGCCGCTCGCGGCTGTTCCGGCTGCTGCCTCTCGAACCGCAGGATCTGCAGCGGCTGCTGGTCCGGGCGCTGGACGACGACGAACGGGGCTTCGGCGAGCGCAGGGTGGAGATCACAGCGGAGGCCGCTGCGCATCTGGTGGATGTCGCCAATGGCGATGCCCGCAGCCTGCTCAATGCCCTGGAGCTGGCGGTGGAGAGCTCCGAACCGGACGCCGGCGGTGTGATCCGGATCGATCTGACCATCGCCGAGGAGTCGATCCAGGAGCGGGCGGTGCTCTACGACAAGCACGGCGATGCCCACTTCGACACCATCAGCGCCTTCATCAAGTCGCTGCGGGGGTCCGATGCCGATGCCGCCCTCTTCTGGCTCGCCCGCATGGTGGAAGCAGGCGAAAACCCCCGCTTCATCTTCCGGCGCATGCTGATCGCCGCTGGGGAGGACATCGGTCTGGCGGATCCCCAGGCGATCGTGGTGGTGGAGGCATGCGCCGCGGCCTTCGAGCGGGTCGGCCTGCCCGAGGGGCTCTATCCGCTGGCGCAGGCCGCTCTGTATTTGGCTGGTGCCGAGAAAAGCAACAGCGTGATGGGGTTCTTCGATGCCCTCAAGACCGTTCGCTCGGCCAGCCGACAGGACGTGCCCAGCCACCTGCGGGACGGCAACCGGGACGGCGCAGCCTTCGGTGATGGCGTCGGCTACCGCTACCCCCACGCCTACGTGGAGCACTGGGTGGACCAGCAGTACCTGCCGACCGCTCTCCAGGGGGAGGTGTTCTGGCAACCCGGCAGCCAGGGCTGGGAAGGGCAGCGCCGCCAGCGCATGGCAGAGCGCCGCGCGGCCCAGCTCGCTGCGGCCGCTGAGCTGGCGGCGGAACAGCCGCTGCTGCTGAGCAGTGGGCCCGACAGCCCGGCCCTGGATCGCTGGATCCAGCGGCAGTTGGGCCAGGAGGGAGACCGGCTGCATCGCCTGCGGGATCAGCTCTGGCGTTCGGTGCCATGGAAGCGAAACGACCGGGTGCTGCTGGTGGGGATGCGCTCCCTGCTCTGGGCCCTGGATCCGCTGCGGGCCGTCCCGGAGGGCGGCGTCACCGTGCTGAGTCCCACCGAGGGGGACCACAGACGGATCAGCGCCCAACTCGAACTACTGGACGCGTCCCTGCAACCGCAGCTGCTCTGCGGCGATCCAGGAGTGCTCTGCCAGCTTCCGGACGGTCAACGCTTCGAATGGATCGGGGGCCGCCTCGGTGCCGCTGACCTGGAACCGGAGCGCTGGCAGATGCTCTGGGAGATCCTGATGCAGCGCTGCAAGGCGGGGAGCGGCCTGCGCCTGTTGATCAGCACAGCGGCAGCGGGACCGGCGACCGCTCTGATGCAGGCAACCGATGCAGCCATCGGGGATGGTCTCGAAGCGCTGCTGCAACGCGAACAGCAGTGGCTGGCTGGCACCGAGGTGTGCACCGACGTGATGCGGAACTGCGGCTGGGAGCTGGAGGAGCGCAGCTGGGGTGAGACCCTGTCACTCAGCGGCGGTGCCGATCTGGAGGAACGCTGGCTGGCCGAGGGGTCCAGCTACCGACGCATGATCTCGGACGTGGGGAACGACGTGATCGAGCAGCTGCGCCGCGAGCTGCGCCGGGTCGGACGCGATGGCTTTGCGTTGCCGATGCGGCACCTCCTGCTGCAGGGACGTTTTGTCAAACCATGA
- a CDS encoding alpha/beta hydrolase: MFTRLAAGLLAGASLATLAAPAEAGTKRPVRWNTGGAVWTTSSKAFKTFFKTGEITDRALEAGINNSGWTAEEIQEGMTKTYSVDVVGVARFLYSKDGVKFLKDQTASYFPYWKMKKTAVPALRSAIIAASVKGKLSSAGIMKNLPVDFRLADTCGTYTGAQNVCAPDKCEGDAQCTSLLSWYVFLPACVQANSALPEPAPRAAAPAPAPARPLW; encoded by the coding sequence GTGTTTACTCGTCTCGCCGCCGGCCTTTTGGCTGGTGCTTCCCTCGCCACTCTGGCTGCTCCCGCAGAAGCCGGTACCAAGCGTCCTGTTCGCTGGAACACCGGTGGTGCTGTGTGGACCACCTCCTCCAAAGCTTTCAAAACGTTCTTCAAGACCGGTGAAATCACCGACCGTGCTCTTGAAGCTGGTATCAACAACTCCGGCTGGACTGCCGAAGAGATCCAGGAAGGCATGACCAAGACCTACTCGGTCGATGTGGTCGGTGTTGCTCGCTTCCTCTACTCCAAGGACGGCGTCAAGTTCCTCAAGGATCAGACCGCTTCCTACTTCCCTTACTGGAAGATGAAGAAGACCGCAGTTCCCGCTCTGCGTTCCGCCATCATCGCTGCTTCCGTGAAGGGCAAGCTGTCCTCCGCAGGCATCATGAAGAACCTGCCTGTCGACTTCCGTCTGGCCGACACCTGCGGCACCTACACCGGTGCTCAGAACGTCTGTGCTCCCGACAAGTGCGAAGGCGACGCCCAGTGCACCTCCCTGCTGTCCTGGTACGTCTTCCTGCCCGCTTGCGTCCAGGCCAACTCCGCACTGCCTGAGCCCGCTCCCCGCGCAGCTGCTCCCGCTCCCGCTCCTGCTCGTCCCCTGTGGTGA
- a CDS encoding 4'-phosphopantetheinyl transferase superfamily protein, with product MALWLIPRREVPDAQVRLTERERSWADALGSQRAEQFAHSRRWLRSCLADRFRLCPDRIPLDAPPGHPPTLAAGWGWISISHSRDALLLGWSSQRIGVDLERHDRSFAAEALCRRFFCPDDRDALLSLAAAERRPAVLQHWIAKEAAIKWQRGGLATDLDQWSLSETIGMAVHRSLGLRLQVHHVSLGDWRLAVVGADFGPGQPPPICRI from the coding sequence ATGGCCCTTTGGCTGATCCCGAGGCGGGAGGTTCCCGATGCCCAGGTGAGGCTGACGGAACGGGAACGCTCCTGGGCGGACGCTCTCGGATCGCAGCGCGCGGAGCAGTTCGCCCATTCCCGTCGCTGGCTGCGCAGCTGTCTTGCGGATCGCTTCCGACTGTGTCCGGATCGCATCCCCCTGGATGCGCCCCCGGGGCATCCGCCGACCCTCGCTGCTGGATGGGGCTGGATCAGCATCAGCCACAGCCGTGATGCCCTGCTGCTGGGCTGGTCCAGCCAACGCATCGGGGTCGATCTCGAACGCCATGACCGAAGCTTTGCGGCGGAGGCTCTCTGCCGGCGCTTCTTCTGCCCCGATGACCGGGACGCTCTGCTCAGCCTTGCGGCCGCGGAAAGGCGCCCGGCGGTGTTGCAGCACTGGATTGCCAAGGAAGCGGCGATCAAATGGCAACGGGGAGGACTGGCAACCGATCTGGACCAATGGTCGTTGAGCGAGACGATCGGCATGGCGGTTCACCGCAGCCTGGGCCTGCGGTTGCAGGTGCACCACGTCAGTCTTGGGGACTGGCGTCTGGCCGTGGTCGGAGCTGATTTCGGCCCGGGACAGCCTCCCCCGATCTGCCGGATTTGA
- the bcp gene encoding thioredoxin-dependent thiol peroxidase, protein MALQIGDPAPDFTLPNQDGEPVKLSSFLGQRVVLYFYPKDDTPGCTKEACNFRDRWERFAEHGIQVLGISKDNAASHTKFISKHELPFTLLTDEEPCAVATSYESYGLKKFMGREYMGMMRHTFVVDAEGKLERIYTKVKSASMADDLLSDLDLG, encoded by the coding sequence GTGGCTCTCCAGATCGGCGATCCGGCACCTGATTTCACACTCCCCAATCAGGACGGTGAACCCGTGAAGCTGTCCTCATTTCTGGGACAACGGGTCGTTCTGTACTTCTACCCCAAGGACGACACGCCGGGTTGCACCAAGGAGGCCTGCAACTTCCGCGACCGCTGGGAGCGCTTCGCTGAACACGGCATCCAGGTGCTCGGCATCAGCAAGGACAACGCTGCCTCCCACACCAAGTTCATCAGCAAGCACGAACTGCCCTTCACCCTGCTGACGGATGAGGAGCCCTGTGCCGTGGCGACCAGCTACGAGAGTTACGGCCTGAAGAAATTCATGGGCCGCGAATACATGGGCATGATGCGCCACACCTTCGTGGTGGATGCCGAAGGCAAACTCGAACGCATCTATACAAAGGTGAAATCCGCCTCGATGGCGGATGACCTGCTCAGTGATCTGGATCTGGGCTGA
- a CDS encoding type III pantothenate kinase, with protein sequence MVDPAVCSTGLLIGNSRWHWAEFQADRWHFDHSLPDLSRLEITPPVWAAVGPVPETPFLNKVRRLTLADVPVEGCPPWLGVDRALGAFSAWNRCIEQQLDRQAGVLLADAGTVLSLTLLDSAGGFRGGQLIPGLRMQLQAMAAGASALDLPALDVESPSLFPRETDAAMWRGALQALVGALGEAQRQCGALIWLCGGDAARLEPELIRAGLHVRCDPDLVMKGLVDLMPMISPDPDH encoded by the coding sequence GTGGTCGATCCGGCGGTCTGCAGCACCGGCCTGCTGATCGGAAACAGTCGCTGGCACTGGGCTGAGTTCCAGGCCGATCGCTGGCATTTCGACCACAGCCTCCCCGACCTCAGCCGGCTCGAGATTACGCCGCCTGTCTGGGCGGCTGTCGGCCCGGTGCCGGAGACGCCATTCCTGAACAAGGTGCGACGCCTCACCCTGGCAGACGTCCCCGTGGAGGGCTGTCCTCCCTGGCTCGGGGTTGACCGGGCACTGGGGGCCTTCAGTGCCTGGAACCGCTGCATCGAACAGCAACTGGATCGTCAGGCCGGTGTGCTGCTGGCGGATGCCGGCACGGTGCTCAGCCTCACGCTTCTGGACTCCGCCGGTGGTTTCCGGGGTGGTCAGCTGATTCCGGGCCTGCGGATGCAGCTGCAGGCCATGGCCGCGGGTGCATCCGCCCTTGATCTGCCGGCTCTGGATGTCGAATCCCCAAGCCTGTTCCCCCGGGAAACCGATGCAGCGATGTGGCGTGGCGCCCTGCAGGCTCTGGTGGGAGCTCTGGGGGAAGCACAGCGGCAGTGCGGGGCTCTCATCTGGCTCTGCGGAGGAGACGCGGCCCGGCTGGAACCTGAACTGATCCGGGCGGGGCTCCACGTCCGCTGTGATCCCGATCTGGTGATGAAGGGGCTGGTGGATCTGATGCCGATGATCAGCCCAGATCCAGATCACTGA
- a CDS encoding phosphoadenylyl-sulfate reductase, whose translation MTDGSDAMTRTAVPLEMSSLDPLAAMDLEAARHELEPLAPAERLAWAQHRFPGAFALTTSFGIQSAVLLHMVSQLEGGESIPVIWVDTGYLPPETYYYAQQLTEQLGTRLVVAQSPMSPARMEALHGRLWETGQVSDLETYHRIRKVEPLEEAFASLDVRCWASGVRSGQTDHRRSMTWLDPIRTRLSLRPVLDWTPRDVFYYMQEHDLPQHPLFDQGYSTVGDWHSSGPDSGDHSGRGTRFGGLKQECGIHLPQNAAEGMLGDGI comes from the coding sequence ATGACCGACGGCTCGGACGCCATGACTCGCACTGCGGTCCCCCTGGAGATGTCCTCCCTGGATCCGCTTGCAGCAATGGATCTCGAGGCGGCGCGTCACGAGCTGGAACCGCTCGCCCCTGCGGAGCGACTGGCCTGGGCGCAGCATCGTTTCCCAGGAGCTTTCGCCCTCACCACCAGTTTCGGAATCCAGTCGGCAGTGCTGCTGCACATGGTCAGTCAGCTGGAGGGCGGTGAGTCCATCCCCGTGATCTGGGTGGACACCGGCTACCTGCCACCGGAGACCTACTACTACGCCCAGCAGCTGACGGAACAACTGGGCACCCGTCTGGTGGTGGCGCAGAGTCCGATGTCTCCCGCCCGCATGGAGGCCCTGCATGGTCGGCTCTGGGAGACAGGGCAGGTCAGTGACCTGGAGACCTACCACCGGATCCGCAAGGTGGAACCGCTTGAAGAGGCGTTCGCATCCCTTGATGTCCGCTGCTGGGCCAGCGGAGTGCGCAGCGGGCAGACGGACCACCGCCGTTCGATGACCTGGCTGGATCCGATCCGCACCCGACTGTCCCTGCGGCCGGTGCTCGACTGGACCCCCAGGGATGTCTTCTATTACATGCAGGAGCATGATCTGCCTCAGCACCCGCTGTTTGATCAGGGCTACTCGACAGTCGGGGACTGGCATTCCAGCGGTCCGGACAGCGGAGACCACAGCGGCCGCGGCACCCGTTTCGGCGGCCTGAAGCAGGAGTGCGGCATTCACCTGCCGCAGAACGCTGCTGAGGGAATGCTCGGGGACGGCATCTGA
- a CDS encoding NAD(P)/FAD-dependent oxidoreductase, with protein MTGPSSPCDAVVIVGGGFGGLTAALSLRSRDPSLPIVLVEPRERFLFQPMLYELLSDELQLWEVAPPYRDLLSGRGISWLQDTVQSIDGDGRTLITAGGQTLRWCQLLIATGAESADFGIPGVRRHAIGFRDLADVATLRRWIRDLRHQRQDDAALVIAGAGPTGVELACKMADLLEGSARLHLIELSDSILPGNAAFNRERAAAALERRDVTLHLNTAVTEVHADRVDLNNGTSLSHAGLIWTAGSRPSWPPLNPSPALEAGRLKIQPDLSVKGSRSIFAIGDATRNADEPWPSTAQVAMQQGAAVAEAILAVRHQSTAAPFRFEDRGEMLSLGIGDATLTGMGITLAGPLAFQIRRAAYLTRFPGLALGLRSAGAWLLGR; from the coding sequence ATGACCGGACCTTCGTCACCATGCGATGCCGTGGTGATCGTGGGCGGTGGATTCGGCGGATTGACGGCGGCCCTGAGCCTTCGCAGCCGGGATCCCTCCCTCCCCATCGTGCTGGTGGAGCCGCGGGAGCGCTTCCTGTTCCAGCCGATGCTCTATGAGCTGCTCAGTGATGAGCTGCAGCTGTGGGAAGTGGCGCCTCCCTACCGGGATCTGCTCAGCGGCCGGGGCATCAGCTGGCTGCAGGACACGGTGCAGTCGATCGACGGCGACGGCAGGACCCTGATCACCGCGGGCGGTCAGACCTTGCGCTGGTGCCAGCTGCTGATCGCCACCGGAGCAGAGTCCGCTGATTTCGGGATCCCTGGTGTGCGGAGGCATGCCATCGGCTTCCGCGATCTCGCCGACGTGGCAACCCTGCGCCGCTGGATCAGGGATCTGCGCCACCAGCGCCAGGACGATGCCGCCCTCGTCATCGCCGGGGCCGGCCCCACCGGCGTTGAGCTGGCCTGCAAGATGGCCGATCTGCTCGAGGGCTCAGCGCGCCTTCACCTGATCGAACTCAGCGACTCGATCCTGCCCGGAAACGCGGCCTTCAACCGAGAGCGTGCCGCAGCGGCTCTGGAACGGCGTGACGTGACCCTGCATCTCAACACGGCCGTGACCGAGGTCCATGCCGACCGGGTGGACCTGAACAACGGCACATCCCTGAGCCATGCCGGACTGATCTGGACCGCCGGCAGTCGGCCGAGCTGGCCACCTCTGAATCCCTCCCCCGCACTGGAGGCCGGACGCCTGAAGATCCAGCCGGATCTGAGCGTGAAGGGATCGAGAAGCATCTTCGCCATCGGCGATGCCACCCGCAACGCTGACGAGCCCTGGCCAAGCACCGCCCAGGTGGCGATGCAGCAGGGAGCCGCCGTGGCCGAAGCCATCCTTGCCGTGCGCCACCAGTCCACAGCCGCACCGTTCCGTTTCGAAGACCGCGGGGAGATGCTCAGCCTGGGCATCGGCGACGCCACCCTCACCGGAATGGGCATCACCCTGGCCGGGCCGCTGGCCTTTCAGATTCGCCGTGCTGCCTATCTCACGCGGTTCCCGGGCCTTGCTCTAGGCCTGAGATCGGCCGGCGCCTGGCTGCTCGGCCGTTGA
- the hflX gene encoding GTPase HflX, whose amino-acid sequence MKQAHLAGRTRGLRPAQQRQLERLSHRRHPESSGADLLTLERLADMALELEQPLHLVLDGRGLCRLLWIGPLHGSDPLLTHLPQAPRRQSGGWRLISCPFSRQGLSSEPRDSVVALDLAPRSWLCFAPCTASDGSRPARLLQPDPKQPLGWRTLEEGALRDLCQLEPPSLPSGDAPSPVAADNPAERVLLLTLAARDPGRSERELAELEGLVRSAGATPVAVIQQRPGSANPQTLWGTGKLQESALEVRRNGASLVITDRELSPVQARNLERLLDCPVMDRSELILDIFAQRAGSAAGRLQVELAQLRYRLPRLLGRGRSLSRQGGGIGTRGPGETQLEKDRRAISRRIERLLRDQKQLQEHRSRLREQRQDLPRVALVGYTNAGKSSLLNALCGRRESDRVLAENKLFATLDPTTRKLDLPRPGQRPDRVLLTDTVGFIRDLPAPLVEAFRATLEEALDADVLLLVVDLADPDWPSQLSTVHRLLDSLGSRAFRQVVANQIDRCSLDAIEAIRCREPASLFLSAMRGDGLRGLQQWLRDQFFPAGAESEAPVNGQAPEWPS is encoded by the coding sequence TTGAAGCAGGCCCACCTCGCCGGACGCACCAGGGGCCTTCGCCCTGCCCAGCAGCGTCAGCTCGAACGGCTCAGCCACCGCCGCCATCCCGAGTCCAGCGGTGCCGACCTTCTCACCCTGGAACGGCTGGCGGACATGGCCCTGGAGCTCGAACAGCCCCTGCATCTGGTGCTGGACGGTCGCGGCCTCTGCCGTCTGCTGTGGATCGGTCCGCTCCACGGATCCGACCCCCTGCTCACGCATCTGCCTCAGGCACCCCGTCGGCAGAGCGGTGGTTGGAGACTGATCAGCTGTCCCTTCAGTCGGCAGGGGCTGTCCAGCGAGCCCCGCGACAGCGTGGTGGCCCTGGATCTGGCGCCCCGATCCTGGCTGTGCTTCGCCCCCTGCACGGCATCGGATGGCAGCCGGCCGGCACGACTGCTGCAACCGGATCCGAAGCAGCCCCTGGGATGGCGAACCCTGGAGGAAGGGGCTCTTCGCGACCTGTGCCAGCTGGAGCCACCGAGCCTGCCGAGCGGCGACGCCCCCTCCCCTGTCGCCGCCGACAACCCGGCTGAACGCGTCCTGCTGCTCACCCTGGCGGCCCGCGATCCCGGCCGCAGTGAACGGGAGCTGGCAGAGCTGGAAGGACTGGTGCGCAGTGCCGGGGCGACACCGGTGGCCGTGATCCAGCAGCGCCCGGGCAGCGCCAACCCCCAGACCCTGTGGGGGACGGGGAAATTGCAGGAATCCGCACTCGAGGTGCGCCGCAACGGTGCGTCCCTGGTGATCACGGACCGGGAGTTGTCTCCGGTGCAGGCCCGCAATCTGGAACGGCTGCTCGACTGTCCGGTGATGGACCGCAGCGAGCTGATCCTGGACATCTTTGCCCAGCGGGCCGGCAGCGCTGCCGGTCGCCTGCAGGTGGAGCTGGCCCAGCTGCGATACCGCCTTCCACGCCTGCTGGGCCGTGGCCGCAGCCTCTCGCGTCAGGGCGGCGGTATCGGCACCCGCGGACCGGGTGAAACCCAGCTGGAGAAGGATCGACGCGCCATCAGCCGACGCATCGAACGGCTGCTGCGCGATCAGAAGCAACTGCAGGAGCACCGCAGCCGTCTGCGGGAGCAGCGCCAGGACCTGCCGCGGGTGGCTCTGGTGGGGTACACCAATGCCGGAAAGTCAAGTCTGCTCAATGCCCTCTGTGGCAGGCGGGAGAGCGACCGCGTGCTGGCGGAGAACAAACTCTTCGCCACCCTCGATCCCACCACCCGCAAGCTGGATCTGCCCCGCCCGGGCCAACGCCCCGACCGGGTGCTGCTCACCGACACGGTCGGTTTCATCCGGGATCTTCCGGCCCCGCTCGTGGAAGCCTTCCGCGCCACCCTCGAAGAGGCCCTCGATGCCGACGTGCTGCTGCTGGTGGTGGATCTGGCCGATCCGGACTGGCCCAGTCAGCTGAGCACCGTGCACCGGCTCCTGGACTCCCTCGGCAGTCGGGCCTTCCGCCAGGTGGTGGCCAATCAGATCGACCGCTGCTCGCTGGACGCCATCGAAGCGATCCGCTGCCGGGAGCCCGCCAGCCTCTTCCTCTCAGCGATGCGGGGGGACGGTCTTCGGGGGCTGCAGCAATGGCTCCGGGATCAGTTCTTCCCTGCCGGGGCAGAATCGGAGGCACCTGTGAACGGGCAGGCCCCGGAATGGCCGAGCTGA